A genomic segment from Helicobacter sp. NHP19-012 encodes:
- a CDS encoding Na+/H+ antiporter NhaC family protein, giving the protein MTNESENTPHFHALIPFGIFIGIYLGTGFYLEFSGVKMGFYKLPGPVAAMVGVAAAFMLFKGSLEQKFNDFLSGCGDKNIMTMCVIYLLAGAFAVVSKAMGGVDATVNLGITYIPPQYLAAGIFAMASFISLAIGTSVGAIVALGPIAVGLAEEGHLSLALVLAALMGGAMFGDNLSIISDTTIASTRTQDVGMQDKFKINLYIALPASVLTLILLLIWGQPPHATPVHAHSYELIKTLPYVFVLVLALLGVNVFLVLFSGIALSGGIGLYGGHFTWLSLGQEVYKGFSSMQEIFLLSLLTGGLAYMVDKEGGVAWIISKIEGCIKGAKSAKVGIAALVSLVDLAVANNTVAIVIVGAISKKISLKFGVDRRESAVILDVFSCVFQGIIPYGAQMLILLSFAKEHVGFLEVAGFLWYQGLLGLFTFLYIFWGAYSQVVLKRLPPK; this is encoded by the coding sequence ATGACTAACGAGTCGGAAAACACACCGCATTTTCACGCCCTGATCCCCTTTGGGATCTTCATTGGGATTTACCTAGGCACAGGGTTTTATTTAGAATTTAGCGGGGTGAAAATGGGCTTTTACAAACTACCCGGACCTGTGGCGGCGATGGTGGGGGTGGCGGCCGCCTTTATGCTCTTTAAAGGAAGCTTGGAGCAGAAGTTCAACGACTTTTTAAGTGGCTGTGGGGATAAAAACATCATGACCATGTGCGTGATTTACCTACTTGCCGGGGCGTTTGCGGTGGTGAGCAAGGCGATGGGGGGGGTGGATGCGACCGTGAATTTGGGGATCACCTACATACCCCCACAATATCTAGCCGCCGGGATTTTTGCCATGGCGTCCTTCATTTCTTTGGCGATTGGCACGAGCGTGGGGGCGATTGTCGCCTTGGGCCCCATTGCCGTAGGGTTAGCTGAGGAAGGGCATTTGTCCTTAGCCTTGGTCCTAGCCGCTCTTATGGGTGGGGCGATGTTTGGGGACAATTTGTCCATCATCTCGGACACCACGATCGCCAGCACCCGCACGCAAGATGTCGGCATGCAGGACAAGTTTAAAATCAACCTTTACATTGCCCTACCGGCGAGCGTATTGACCCTAATCTTGCTCTTGATTTGGGGGCAGCCCCCCCACGCCACGCCCGTGCATGCCCACAGCTATGAACTCATCAAAACCCTGCCCTATGTCTTTGTGTTGGTGTTGGCACTCTTGGGGGTCAATGTCTTTTTGGTGCTCTTTAGTGGGATCGCGCTTTCAGGCGGGATTGGGCTTTATGGGGGGCATTTTACTTGGCTCTCTTTAGGGCAAGAAGTTTATAAGGGTTTTTCAAGCATGCAAGAGATTTTTTTGCTCTCTTTGCTTACGGGCGGGCTTGCTTACATGGTGGATAAAGAGGGGGGGGTGGCGTGGATCATCTCTAAGATCGAGGGTTGTATTAAGGGCGCAAAGAGCGCGAAAGTGGGCATTGCGGCGTTGGTGAGCCTTGTGGATTTAGCAGTGGCGAACAACACCGTGGCGATCGTGATTGTGGGGGCGATCAGCAAGAAAATCAGTTTAAAATTTGGGGTGGATCGGCGGGAAAGTGCGGTGATTTTAGATGTTTTTTCGTGCGTTTTTCAAGGGATTATCCCCTATGGAGCGCAAATGTTGATTTTGCTTAGTTTTGCCAAAGAACATGTTGGGTTTTTAGAAGTGGCGGGGTTTTTGTGGTATCAAGGGCTCCTAGGGCTTTTTACTTTTCTTTATATTTTTTGGGGGGCGTATAGTCAAGTGGTTTTAAAAAGACTGCCCCCCAAATAG
- a CDS encoding molybdopterin molybdotransferase MoeA: protein MDLIAFSKALEIGLNLPKIPLEVQEVALQEAHGRILAVDLHAKDPLPKATNSAMDGFGLRLEDLGQTLPIAKTLYAGSPLDTLPPKACAKIMTGALVPDEVDVIVPWEKMQSYNETHATAPLGFKKGANIRYEGENIKVGDLLLSKGTRLKTGHMALLASQGLATLSVFKKLKVGVFSSGDEVVPLGSVAKPHQIYDTNGVVLVAMLQNLGFEATHLGHLPDNLQEQSARLKEALAYDVLISSAGVSVGDKDHFKEALAHLGAKIHYHGVHVKPGKPILCASVGTTRIFGMPGNPLSCVLTFLALVRPVLCKQAGSHTQEPPIKARLKSPLNLKGQRTYLILGQLENGVFTPYKDNAYGAGAIDALSGANAMACLQGGEQEVLVWLLP from the coding sequence ATGGATTTAATCGCATTTTCCAAAGCTTTAGAAATCGGGTTAAATTTGCCCAAAATCCCCCTAGAAGTGCAAGAAGTGGCGTTGCAAGAGGCACACGGGCGTATTTTGGCAGTAGATTTGCACGCCAAAGACCCTTTGCCAAAAGCCACAAACTCCGCCATGGATGGCTTTGGCTTGCGGCTAGAGGATTTGGGGCAAACTCTACCCATTGCTAAAACTCTTTATGCAGGCAGCCCCCTAGACACCTTACCCCCTAAGGCGTGCGCAAAAATCATGACCGGTGCACTCGTGCCCGATGAGGTGGATGTTATCGTGCCTTGGGAGAAAATGCAAAGTTACAACGAAACCCACGCCACAGCCCCTTTAGGTTTTAAAAAGGGGGCAAATATCCGCTATGAGGGAGAAAACATTAAAGTCGGGGATTTACTCTTAAGCAAGGGCACACGCCTAAAAACGGGGCACATGGCTTTGCTTGCCTCGCAAGGGCTAGCCACTTTAAGCGTTTTTAAAAAATTGAAAGTAGGGGTGTTTAGCAGCGGCGATGAGGTTGTGCCTTTAGGCAGTGTTGCTAAGCCACACCAAATTTACGACACAAACGGGGTTGTATTGGTGGCAATGCTACAAAATTTGGGCTTTGAAGCCACGCATTTAGGGCATTTGCCCGACAATTTGCAAGAGCAAAGCGCACGCTTAAAAGAGGCGTTGGCTTACGATGTGCTCATTAGCAGTGCCGGGGTGAGTGTGGGCGATAAGGATCATTTTAAAGAGGCTTTGGCGCACTTGGGCGCAAAAATCCACTACCACGGGGTGCATGTCAAACCGGGTAAACCTATTTTATGCGCCAGTGTGGGGACAACACGCATCTTTGGCATGCCGGGCAACCCCTTAAGTTGTGTGCTGACTTTTTTAGCCCTTGTGCGCCCCGTGCTTTGCAAACAAGCCGGCAGCCACACACAAGAACCCCCCATTAAGGCACGCCTCAAAAGCCCCTTAAATTTAAAGGGGCAACGCACGTATTTAATTTTAGGACAGCTAGAAAATGGGGTCTTCACGCCCTACAAAGACAACGCCTACGGGGCGGGGGCGATCGATGCGCTGAGTGGCGCAAATGCTATGGCTTGTTTGCAAGGGGGGGAGCAAGAGGT
- a CDS encoding purine-nucleoside phosphorylase has product MFVCAGNTESFACAKSVGVGLVQSTLNLSRLCLLEKPKEIIFIGTAGSYDFSMPLLSLFISHQATQIEESFTLKHSYTPLDNGVQAQAQPTLDLPIALVNSSNYIHTDADFSKAMCHAGILLENMEFFGVLSVAQCYGLPCFGVFCVTNYTNAHAHRDFIANHERAKERLEGLINQLKKEQND; this is encoded by the coding sequence ATGTTTGTGTGTGCAGGTAACACAGAGAGTTTTGCTTGCGCTAAAAGTGTGGGCGTGGGTTTGGTGCAAAGCACTTTAAATTTAAGCCGCCTATGTCTGCTTGAAAAGCCTAAAGAGATCATTTTTATCGGCACAGCGGGCAGTTACGATTTTTCTATGCCCCTTTTAAGTCTTTTTATCAGCCACCAAGCTACGCAAATTGAAGAGAGTTTTACATTAAAGCATAGCTACACCCCCCTAGACAATGGTGTGCAAGCGCAAGCGCAACCAACTTTAGATTTACCGATAGCCCTTGTCAATAGCAGCAACTACATACACACAGACGCCGACTTCTCTAAAGCCATGTGCCACGCGGGTATTTTGTTAGAAAACATGGAGTTTTTTGGCGTGCTTAGTGTGGCACAATGTTATGGCCTGCCATGTTTTGGGGTGTTTTGTGTTACCAACTACACCAACGCCCACGCCCATAGGGATTTTATAGCAAACCACGAGCGCGCTAAAGAGCGTTTGGAAGGGCTCATCAACCAACTTAAAAAGGAACAAAATGACTAA
- a CDS encoding disulfide isomerase, with protein MRRFFCALSLCVGLVGAVESRVGQAVVDLIDKQIHKKVSVLEVKSLKSNREFQVVVVEDPDTKYKIPLLVNKNGDLVLGLTNIFFSKSKQDTEFVQQIYHDTQSYNFKQQNSAALNALFEGLPQGYTIDLKSTTPGVKKNLYIISDPMCPHCHHELEQIDKRLKEANVHMVLVGFLGHESTLKAADILKQVKKAHNTRDKVDLLQKVYATAYKVADAPDDKVQEVEKVTKKVLDTGLIKGVPFIYEYHKVNKK; from the coding sequence ATGCGTAGATTTTTCTGTGCTTTGAGTTTGTGTGTGGGGCTTGTGGGGGCGGTTGAGAGCAGGGTAGGGCAGGCTGTGGTGGATCTCATCGACAAACAAATCCATAAAAAAGTCAGCGTGCTAGAGGTTAAGTCCCTAAAGTCTAATAGGGAGTTTCAAGTGGTGGTGGTGGAAGACCCCGACACAAAATATAAAATCCCTTTGTTGGTGAATAAAAATGGGGATTTGGTATTAGGACTTACGAATATCTTTTTTAGCAAGAGCAAACAAGACACCGAGTTCGTGCAACAGATCTACCACGACACCCAAAGCTACAACTTTAAACAGCAAAATAGCGCAGCCCTAAATGCCCTTTTTGAAGGCTTGCCCCAAGGCTACACCATTGACTTAAAATCCACCACCCCCGGGGTGAAAAAGAATCTCTACATCATCTCTGACCCCATGTGTCCGCACTGCCACCACGAATTGGAGCAGATCGACAAACGCTTGAAAGAAGCCAATGTGCACATGGTCTTGGTGGGCTTTTTAGGGCATGAATCCACGCTCAAAGCCGCCGACATCTTAAAGCAAGTCAAAAAAGCCCACAACACGAGGGATAAAGTGGACTTGTTGCAAAAAGTTTACGCCACCGCCTACAAAGTGGCAGATGCCCCCGATGACAAAGTCCAAGAAGTGGAAAAGGTAACCAAAAAGGTCTTAGACACGGGGCTTATCAAGGGCGTGCCTTTCATTTACGAGTACCACAAAGTGAATAAAAAATAA
- the msrB gene encoding peptide-methionine (R)-S-oxide reductase MsrB, giving the protein MHTIYLAGGCFWGLEAYMERIYGVKDALVGYANGKSDQTNYHELHNTDHAETVKVEFDPSKISLDKLLLYYFKVIDPTSLNKQGNDMGRQYRTGIYYTDKADEPIIAKALAHLQSHYKEKIRIELEPLKNFVVAEEYHQDYLKKNPGGYCHIDLKKADEVIIDPNDYHKPSLEQLKKQLTDLQYKVTQESHTERPFDNEYDKLDKPGIYVDITTGEPLFLSTDKFDSGCGWPAFSKPIEKEVVSYAKDTSHNRIRTEVKSRVGHAHLGHVFEDGPKELGGLRYCINSAALKFIPLEDMEKEGYGALIPVLKKALLKKEVRK; this is encoded by the coding sequence ATGCACACAATTTATTTAGCCGGAGGGTGCTTTTGGGGTTTAGAGGCGTATATGGAGAGGATTTATGGGGTGAAGGACGCTCTAGTGGGCTATGCCAATGGCAAGAGCGATCAAACCAACTACCACGAATTACACAACACCGACCACGCCGAGACCGTGAAGGTGGAGTTTGACCCGTCTAAAATCAGCCTAGATAAACTCTTGCTCTATTACTTCAAGGTGATCGACCCCACGAGTTTAAATAAGCAGGGCAACGACATGGGGCGGCAGTACCGCACGGGCATTTACTACACCGACAAAGCCGATGAGCCCATCATTGCCAAAGCCCTAGCCCATTTACAAAGCCATTACAAAGAAAAAATAAGGATTGAGCTAGAGCCTTTAAAAAATTTCGTGGTGGCAGAGGAATACCACCAAGACTATTTAAAGAAAAACCCCGGGGGCTATTGCCACATTGACCTCAAAAAAGCCGATGAGGTCATCATCGACCCCAACGACTACCACAAACCTAGCCTTGAGCAGCTTAAAAAGCAGCTTACCGACTTGCAGTATAAGGTAACGCAAGAGAGCCACACCGAACGCCCCTTTGACAACGAATACGACAAGCTAGACAAGCCGGGGATTTATGTAGACATCACCACGGGCGAGCCCTTGTTTCTCTCCACCGATAAATTTGACAGCGGTTGCGGCTGGCCCGCTTTCTCTAAGCCCATTGAAAAGGAAGTCGTGAGCTATGCCAAGGACACCAGCCACAACCGCATCCGCACTGAGGTTAAAAGCCGTGTGGGGCACGCACACTTAGGGCATGTCTTTGAGGACGGACCTAAAGAGCTTGGGGGCTTGCGTTATTGTATCAACAGCGCGGCCTTAAAGTTTATCCCCCTAGAGGACATGGAAAAAGAGGGCTATGGGGCTTTGATTCCCGTGCTTAAAAAAGCCCTACTGAAAAAAGAGGTGCGTAAATAA
- a CDS encoding ribonuclease J, whose product MENNPFKDNPAEGNHKNNQNPQNHENPAQEVRENQESPQGGNAPQNNKRLHKNRFNNRIKQGREAINNNPRMQEQSGVKNITKANERGNLGFHKELKQGVEANHKIHINHLNPHYKLDLNVKARVKITPLGGLGEIGGNMMVLETLNQAIIIDVGMSFPSEDMYGVDILIPDFSYLHSIKDKIVGVLITHAHEDHIGAVPYLFKEFQFPLYGTPLSLGMIGNKFDEHGLKKFKSYFKIVQKRQPIQIGEFVVEWIHITHSIIDASALAIQTKVGTIIHTGDFKIDHTPVDNIPTDLYRLAHYGEQGVMLLLSDSTNSYKPGITPSESSVGPVFENLFKNAKGRVIMSTFSSNIHRVYQAIQHALNHNRKVAVIGRSMEKNLDIARELGYIHLPSKTFIEAHEVEKHPDHEVFIVTTGSQGETMSALYRMATDEHRHISIKPSDLIIISAKAIPGNEASVSSILNLLMKKDAQVVHHAFDVHVSGHAAQEEQKLMLRLIKPKFFLPVHGEYNHVAKHKETAISCGIPEKNIYLMEDGDQVEVNPNFMRKTKSIKSGKSYVDNTNNTSIAEKIVQERQEIASAGLLSAVLFISKEGQDLMPASKLTSLGIVNMQEERAFLKELHGSLSLHIKALRQDILGNHKYLDESVRNFLRKALFRHTKKYPAIVSHVFVS is encoded by the coding sequence ATGGAAAACAATCCCTTTAAAGACAATCCAGCAGAGGGCAATCACAAAAATAACCAAAACCCCCAAAACCATGAAAACCCCGCCCAAGAAGTCCGGGAGAATCAAGAAAGCCCCCAAGGTGGCAACGCCCCCCAAAACAATAAAAGGCTTCATAAAAACCGCTTTAATAACCGCATCAAACAAGGCAGGGAGGCGATCAACAACAACCCCCGCATGCAAGAGCAAAGCGGGGTGAAAAACATCACCAAAGCCAACGAGCGGGGTAATTTGGGCTTTCATAAAGAATTAAAACAGGGCGTGGAGGCAAACCATAAAATCCACATCAACCACCTAAACCCCCACTACAAACTAGATTTAAATGTCAAGGCACGGGTGAAAATCACGCCCCTTGGCGGTTTAGGCGAGATTGGGGGCAATATGATGGTGCTAGAAACCCTAAACCAGGCTATCATCATTGATGTTGGGATGAGCTTTCCTAGCGAGGACATGTATGGCGTGGATATTTTGATCCCCGATTTTAGCTACCTACACAGCATTAAAGATAAAATCGTGGGCGTTTTAATCACCCACGCCCACGAGGATCACATCGGGGCGGTGCCCTATCTTTTCAAGGAATTTCAATTCCCCCTTTATGGCACGCCTTTAAGTCTTGGCATGATTGGCAATAAATTTGATGAACATGGGCTAAAAAAATTCAAAAGCTACTTTAAAATCGTGCAAAAACGCCAGCCGATCCAAATCGGGGAGTTTGTCGTGGAGTGGATACACATCACCCACTCCATCATAGACGCAAGTGCCCTAGCGATCCAAACTAAGGTGGGGACCATCATCCACACGGGCGATTTTAAGATCGACCACACCCCCGTAGACAACATCCCCACCGACCTTTACCGCCTAGCGCACTATGGGGAGCAGGGGGTGATGCTCTTACTCAGTGATAGCACCAACTCTTACAAACCGGGCATTACGCCCAGTGAAAGCAGTGTGGGGCCCGTGTTTGAAAACCTCTTTAAAAACGCCAAGGGGCGGGTGATCATGAGCACCTTCTCCTCCAACATCCACCGCGTCTACCAAGCCATCCAACACGCCTTAAACCATAACCGCAAAGTCGCCGTGATCGGGCGTTCAATGGAGAAAAACCTAGACATCGCTAGAGAGCTAGGCTACATCCACCTGCCCTCAAAAACCTTCATTGAGGCGCACGAGGTGGAGAAACACCCCGACCATGAGGTGTTTATCGTCACGACCGGCTCGCAGGGCGAAACCATGAGCGCGCTTTATCGCATGGCAACCGATGAGCACCGCCACATCAGCATTAAGCCTAGCGATTTGATCATCATTTCGGCTAAGGCGATCCCGGGCAATGAGGCGAGCGTGTCGAGCATTTTAAATTTATTAATGAAAAAGGACGCGCAAGTCGTGCACCACGCCTTTGATGTGCATGTGAGCGGGCACGCCGCCCAAGAGGAGCAGAAATTAATGTTGCGCCTCATCAAGCCCAAATTCTTTTTACCCGTGCATGGCGAGTATAACCATGTCGCCAAACACAAGGAAACGGCGATCTCTTGCGGAATCCCTGAAAAGAACATTTACCTAATGGAGGATGGCGACCAAGTGGAGGTGAATCCTAACTTCATGCGCAAGACCAAGAGCATTAAGAGCGGAAAAAGCTATGTGGACAACACGAACAACACCAGTATTGCCGAAAAAATCGTGCAAGAGCGCCAAGAAATCGCCAGCGCTGGGCTACTAAGCGCGGTGCTCTTCATCTCCAAAGAGGGGCAGGATTTAATGCCCGCTTCTAAGCTCACAAGCCTTGGCATCGTAAACATGCAAGAGGAGAGGGCGTTTTTAAAAGAGCTGCACGGGTCGCTGAGCCTTCACATCAAAGCCTTGCGCCAAGACATTTTGGGCAACCACAAATACCTAGACGAAAGCGTCCGCAATTTCTTAAGAAAAGCCTTGTTTAGGCACACCAAAAAATACCCGGCGATTGTAAGCCATGTGTTTGTGAGCTGA
- the fliR gene encoding flagellar biosynthetic protein FliR produces MLDWLVYMSDRHVQGFLLLFLRLSGVVALFPFFDNNLIPVSVRGALSFFLTLVFYPSMPPSPVFLRAEDFLIACCAEAFLGLCASFFLHVIFNAIAFATDTISFSMGLTMASAYDPVSGAQKAVVGQVVLLLAILTMLQTSMHHLVILWVQHSLEQVPLGGFVLSNHIVKASVQALGHLFVVGFSMAFPVLAIVMFSDIVFGMIMKTHPQFNLLAVGFPLKIAIALIGLILVLGAIMHRFKDELLQAFQAITKLF; encoded by the coding sequence ATGCTGGATTGGTTAGTCTACATGAGCGATCGCCATGTGCAGGGTTTTTTACTGCTCTTTTTGCGCTTAAGTGGGGTGGTCGCGCTCTTTCCCTTTTTTGACAATAATTTGATCCCGGTGTCTGTGCGTGGGGCTTTGAGCTTTTTTTTAACTCTGGTCTTTTATCCCTCCATGCCCCCTAGTCCCGTGTTTTTGCGGGCTGAGGATTTTTTAATCGCTTGCTGTGCAGAGGCATTTTTGGGGCTGTGCGCCTCTTTCTTTTTGCATGTCATCTTTAACGCCATCGCCTTTGCCACAGACACGATCAGCTTTTCCATGGGGCTTACCATGGCAAGTGCCTATGACCCCGTTTCAGGAGCGCAAAAGGCAGTGGTGGGGCAGGTGGTCCTACTCTTAGCCATTTTAACCATGCTCCAAACCTCTATGCACCACTTGGTGATCTTGTGGGTGCAACACAGCCTAGAGCAAGTCCCCTTAGGGGGCTTTGTGCTCTCTAACCACATCGTTAAAGCGAGTGTGCAAGCCTTGGGGCATTTATTTGTCGTGGGCTTTAGCATGGCATTTCCTGTTTTGGCGATCGTGATGTTTAGCGACATTGTCTTTGGCATGATCATGAAAACCCACCCGCAGTTTAATTTGCTCGCAGTGGGTTTTCCCCTTAAAATTGCGATCGCCTTGATCGGGCTGATCTTGGTTTTAGGCGCGATCATGCACCGCTTTAAAGATGAATTGTTACAGGCATTCCAAGCGATCACAAAATTATTTTAA
- the rsmA gene encoding 16S rRNA (adenine(1518)-N(6)/adenine(1519)-N(6))-dimethyltransferase RsmA, whose amino-acid sequence MALLGQHFLHDPHYLEQILQSIPHAHFADAVQVVEIGVGLGDLTSRLLSRLKPPKSLLAYEVDTRLAQRLKPVLGALAGRLDLVVGDVMQNKGVKDGEKQQIGGLGVFQCAFLHPKPYFLVSNLPYYIATPILTRCLKDALCVGMVVMVQKEVALKFCAAANESDYGALSVLSASVCLERALLFEVPPKAFNPPPKVQSAVMRLLKAPTSEAKQECMPLAFLESVLKACFQANRKTLFNNLKKTYPVAQIQEFFTQSGLELSTRPHQVAPAHYVSLAQFFHKKINRTTHGKQSL is encoded by the coding sequence ATGGCACTTTTGGGGCAGCATTTTTTGCACGACCCGCACTATTTAGAGCAGATCTTGCAATCCATCCCCCACGCCCACTTTGCCGATGCCGTGCAAGTTGTGGAAATAGGGGTTGGCTTGGGAGATTTGACAAGCCGACTGCTTAGCAGGTTAAAGCCACCCAAAAGTTTGTTAGCCTACGAGGTAGATACCCGTTTAGCCCAAAGGTTGAAACCGGTTTTAGGGGCATTGGCGGGGCGTTTGGACTTGGTTGTGGGCGATGTGATGCAAAACAAAGGGGTCAAGGATGGAGAGAAACAACAAATTGGAGGGCTTGGGGTCTTTCAGTGCGCTTTTTTGCACCCCAAGCCCTATTTTTTGGTTTCCAATTTGCCCTATTACATTGCCACGCCGATCCTCACAAGATGCCTTAAAGATGCGCTTTGCGTGGGGATGGTGGTGATGGTGCAAAAGGAAGTGGCGCTGAAATTTTGCGCCGCTGCAAATGAAAGCGACTACGGGGCTTTGAGCGTTTTAAGTGCCAGTGTGTGTCTTGAGCGCGCGTTGTTGTTTGAAGTCCCCCCTAAAGCCTTCAACCCCCCCCCAAAGGTACAATCTGCCGTGATGCGCCTACTCAAAGCCCCCACCAGCGAGGCAAAGCAAGAGTGCATGCCCCTTGCTTTCTTAGAGAGTGTGTTAAAAGCGTGCTTTCAGGCAAACCGCAAAACCCTTTTTAACAACCTTAAAAAAACCTACCCCGTGGCGCAAATCCAAGAGTTTTTCACCCAAAGCGGGCTGGAGCTTTCCACTCGCCCCCACCAAGTGGCACCCGCCCACTATGTCAGTTTGGCGCAATTCTTTCACAAAAAAATAAACAGGACAACACATGGAAAACAATCCCTTTAA